In a genomic window of Dyadobacter fermentans DSM 18053:
- a CDS encoding ABC transporter ATP-binding protein, with the protein MAKEENGKGLSGKDLPRNDLQSPFAVRKIKWEGLKITLHLLRYLRPYRMTFAAGMLFLALSTGTSLAFPKLVGSIIEVIEGKSQFSINQITLLLFVVLLGQAVFSYFRIYLFSQVSERAVNNIRLDVFSKIITLPVPYLEERRVGELTSRITSDVSQLQGLLSFTLAELFRQAATLIVGMSILFYTSWKLTLFMLATVPVLGVASVFFGRHTRRLSRKAQDQLAAANVVVEETLQSVHVVKAFTNEPLEIHRYRTILDRVVNLMLFAARFRGGFASFIIFAMFGGIVGVIWYGAALVQAGEFGLSDLFTFILYTTFIGASISGMGDLYAQINRTVGASERIFEILGETAEVSVEAARNAVAGDIEGRVTYQDVHFAYPSRADLPVLKGVSLDIRAGEKIALVGYSGAGKSTIVQLLMRFYNYQSGEILVDGKPVRDYGISELRKNIAIVPQEVMLFGGTIYENIAYGKPSASREAIIDAARRAHALEFIESFPEGFETIVGERGIKLSGGQRQRIAIARAILKDPKILILDEATSSLDAESEKLVQIALDELMQNRTTIVIAHRLATIRKVDMIYVLRDGRIAESGTHQALSTIPDGVYANLIKLQFETAIEKY; encoded by the coding sequence ATGGCCAAAGAAGAAAATGGGAAAGGGCTGTCCGGCAAAGATTTGCCCCGGAACGACTTGCAATCGCCATTCGCAGTAAGAAAAATCAAATGGGAAGGACTGAAAATCACGCTTCATCTGCTGCGTTACCTCAGGCCGTACCGCATGACATTTGCCGCGGGAATGCTGTTCCTTGCATTATCGACCGGCACCTCGCTCGCATTTCCGAAGCTCGTGGGCAGCATTATCGAGGTAATCGAAGGCAAATCGCAGTTTTCGATTAATCAGATCACCCTGCTTTTGTTTGTGGTCCTACTCGGGCAGGCGGTGTTTTCATATTTCCGGATCTACCTGTTTTCCCAGGTGAGCGAAAGGGCGGTGAACAATATCCGGCTGGATGTTTTCAGTAAGATTATCACATTACCTGTTCCATATCTCGAAGAGCGGCGCGTGGGCGAGCTTACGAGCCGCATCACTTCCGATGTTTCGCAATTGCAGGGCCTGCTGTCATTCACACTGGCCGAGTTATTCCGGCAGGCGGCGACATTGATCGTCGGTATGTCCATTTTGTTTTATACTTCCTGGAAACTCACGCTCTTCATGCTCGCCACGGTGCCGGTGCTTGGCGTTGCTTCGGTTTTTTTCGGCCGTCACACGCGCAGGCTCTCCCGCAAGGCGCAGGATCAGCTCGCAGCGGCGAATGTGGTGGTGGAAGAAACCTTGCAATCGGTGCATGTGGTGAAGGCATTTACCAATGAGCCGCTCGAAATCCATCGCTACCGCACCATCCTGGACCGTGTGGTGAACCTTATGCTGTTTGCCGCCCGCTTTCGGGGCGGGTTCGCTTCGTTTATCATTTTTGCGATGTTCGGCGGCATTGTGGGCGTGATCTGGTATGGCGCGGCGCTGGTGCAGGCGGGAGAATTCGGGCTTTCTGACTTGTTCACATTTATTCTCTACACCACTTTTATCGGCGCGTCGATTAGCGGAATGGGCGATTTGTATGCGCAAATCAACCGGACGGTAGGTGCCTCGGAGCGGATTTTTGAAATTTTGGGTGAAACGGCTGAGGTCTCGGTCGAAGCTGCCAGGAATGCCGTCGCGGGCGATATCGAAGGCCGGGTTACCTATCAGGACGTGCATTTCGCCTACCCATCGCGCGCGGACCTGCCCGTGTTGAAAGGCGTGTCGCTGGACATCCGGGCGGGAGAGAAAATCGCTTTGGTGGGATACAGCGGCGCGGGTAAATCGACCATCGTGCAGCTTCTGATGCGTTTTTACAATTATCAATCGGGCGAAATCCTGGTGGACGGCAAGCCGGTGCGGGATTATGGTATTTCGGAACTACGCAAAAACATCGCCATCGTGCCGCAGGAAGTGATGCTGTTCGGCGGGACGATTTATGAAAATATCGCTTACGGAAAGCCGTCGGCCTCACGCGAGGCCATTATCGACGCTGCCCGCCGTGCGCATGCCCTGGAATTCATCGAATCGTTTCCCGAAGGTTTCGAAACCATCGTCGGCGAACGGGGAATCAAGCTCTCCGGAGGCCAGCGGCAGCGCATTGCCATCGCGCGGGCCATTTTGAAAGATCCCAAAATCCTTATCCTCGACGAAGCCACGAGCTCGCTCGACGCCGAGTCGGAGAAGCTGGTACAGATCGCGCTGGACGAATTAATGCAAAACCGGACCACGATCGTGATCGCACACCGGCTCGCCACCATTCGCAAGGTGGACATGATTTACGTGCTGCGCGACGGCCGCATTGCCGAGTCGGGCACGCACCAGGCATTGAGCACGATCCCCGACGGCGTGTATGCCAATCTTATCAAACTACAATTTGAAACAGCCATTGAAAAATACTGA